In Haloarcula halophila, a single window of DNA contains:
- a CDS encoding ABC transporter substrate-binding protein: protein MVLGKPKNRGKQTEAAGSTRRRFLRVGSVAATAGLAGCGSVLGGSSLDTLSVAYKPIFPFLQFLVMDEREMLSEISPSVEATNFANQGLNIVTAYSDGDVDVAFIGITPAIRMKHKGVPGKVTAANQTGGFAVLTSEEFASLYDEHGAAAFEKFRSQHDRPFRFSTFPKGSVAYVLLRQWLDEELGVGTGNVTIENMAGLGPVRRALLSGNADGTLIMEPIPTVLEARDAPFRRITHTGEFIPDSPGGIMFMHDRVWDENPDIARAVLRQHRNATALINDRPAEAAKSVSGAFGDRLSRTLAQQAIRSPVSNYITDPRAIVGGTELCVERMHALGQISETVSTDDIFEPSLYRDLKTQ, encoded by the coding sequence ATGGTTTTAGGTAAACCTAAAAATCGCGGCAAGCAAACCGAGGCGGCTGGAAGCACCAGACGACGGTTCCTGAGGGTCGGCAGCGTCGCGGCCACGGCCGGCCTCGCGGGATGTGGCTCAGTACTCGGTGGGAGCAGTCTAGACACCCTCTCGGTCGCGTACAAGCCGATCTTCCCCTTCCTGCAGTTTCTCGTGATGGACGAACGGGAGATGCTCTCGGAGATCAGTCCGTCGGTCGAAGCGACGAACTTCGCCAATCAGGGACTGAACATCGTCACAGCGTATTCGGACGGGGACGTCGACGTCGCGTTCATCGGCATCACGCCGGCTATCCGCATGAAGCACAAGGGGGTGCCAGGGAAGGTTACGGCAGCGAACCAGACCGGCGGCTTCGCTGTCCTCACCTCGGAGGAGTTCGCCTCGCTCTACGACGAACACGGAGCCGCCGCCTTCGAGAAGTTCCGGAGTCAGCACGACCGACCGTTCAGGTTCTCCACGTTCCCCAAGGGTAGCGTCGCCTACGTGTTGCTCCGACAGTGGCTCGACGAGGAACTGGGTGTCGGCACGGGGAACGTCACGATCGAGAACATGGCCGGGCTCGGGCCGGTACGGCGGGCACTACTCTCCGGGAACGCCGACGGGACCCTGATCATGGAACCGATCCCGACGGTCCTCGAAGCCCGGGACGCCCCGTTCCGACGAATCACGCACACCGGCGAGTTCATCCCCGACTCGCCGGGCGGTATCATGTTCATGCACGACCGGGTCTGGGACGAGAACCCCGACATCGCGAGAGCGGTGCTCCGCCAGCACCGCAATGCGACAGCACTGATCAACGACCGACCCGCCGAAGCCGCGAAGTCTGTGAGCGGTGCGTTCGGCGACCGACTCTCCCGGACACTTGCCCAGCAGGCGATTCGGTCGCCGGTCTCGAACTACATCACCGATCCTCGGGCTATCGTGGGCGGGACCGAACTGTGTGTCGAACGGATGCACGCTCTCGGACAGATCTCCGAGACGGTCTCGACTGACGACATCTTCGAACCGTCACTCTACCGAGATCTGAAGACCCAGTGA
- a CDS encoding ABC transporter permease, with product MATEYDSQDDPGHDNGSTILALGPEWNPARIRRGAAGTGVFLLLWWAAANKQPTYLLPGPVEVTQALWGELTSGALFVHLGQSLAHYVPGVVLGVTAGATLGIAMGWWGWLDDVLTPVVRVLRPIPPLAWIVFAIIWFGLGHTGAAFIVFVGAFWITFYNAYSGVENVSRELLEVASNLGVDSEYRLVRRVVIPDATPELLTGLRTSVGQCWMMVIAAELFGAPGVGYEIITSANNLAMERSVAYMLAISAVFLASDWGVRRLEARLLRWQA from the coding sequence ATGGCGACCGAGTACGACTCCCAGGACGATCCGGGTCACGACAACGGATCGACAATCTTGGCGCTCGGACCGGAGTGGAATCCGGCCCGGATCCGTCGGGGAGCGGCCGGAACGGGCGTGTTCCTCCTGCTGTGGTGGGCAGCGGCGAATAAGCAGCCGACGTACCTGCTCCCTGGTCCGGTCGAGGTCACCCAGGCGTTGTGGGGCGAACTGACCAGCGGGGCGCTGTTCGTCCATCTGGGGCAGAGCCTCGCCCACTACGTTCCCGGTGTCGTTCTCGGCGTGACCGCGGGCGCCACGCTCGGTATCGCTATGGGCTGGTGGGGGTGGCTGGACGACGTGTTGACGCCAGTAGTGCGCGTCCTCCGGCCGATCCCGCCGCTGGCGTGGATCGTGTTCGCGATCATCTGGTTCGGCCTCGGTCACACGGGCGCGGCGTTCATCGTCTTCGTCGGCGCGTTCTGGATCACCTTCTACAACGCCTACAGCGGCGTCGAGAACGTCTCGCGGGAGTTGCTTGAGGTCGCGAGCAACCTCGGCGTCGACAGCGAGTATCGACTGGTCCGGCGGGTCGTGATCCCGGACGCGACGCCCGAGCTGCTGACCGGCCTCCGGACCAGCGTCGGGCAGTGCTGGATGATGGTCATCGCCGCCGAACTGTTCGGCGCTCCCGGCGTCGGCTACGAGATCATCACGAGCGCGAACAACCTCGCGATGGAACGCAGCGTCGCATATATGCTCGCGATCAGCGCCGTCTTCCTGGCGAGCGACTGGGGCGTCCGCAGGCTCGAAGCGAGACTCCTCCGGTGGCAGGCATGA
- a CDS encoding ABC transporter ATP-binding protein translates to MTGPDRSSAPAVAAESVHKRYDATEGTATTALVDLSFTVEPGEFVTVVGPSGCGKTTLVRLVGGLEAPTGGRILVDGETVTGPDPDRAMVFQEYALFPWLTVRENVAFGLVERGMPEGPRSERVRTMLELVGLEERADAYPAELSGGMKQRAGLARALAVDPAMLLMDEPFGSVDAQTRRCLQRELLEIWREMDKTVLFVTHDIDEAVTLADRVVVMDADPGTVQSTISIDLERPRERTAHEFVDHVARIRDELGSPVDERY, encoded by the coding sequence ATGACCGGGCCTGACCGCTCATCGGCGCCGGCGGTCGCGGCCGAGAGCGTCCACAAACGATACGATGCTACCGAGGGCACGGCTACGACGGCGCTCGTGGACCTGTCGTTCACCGTCGAGCCAGGCGAGTTCGTCACCGTCGTCGGGCCCTCCGGGTGTGGCAAGACGACGCTCGTTCGCCTCGTCGGTGGGCTGGAGGCCCCGACCGGCGGCCGGATACTGGTCGACGGGGAAACCGTAACCGGTCCGGACCCCGACCGTGCCATGGTGTTCCAGGAGTACGCCCTGTTCCCGTGGCTCACCGTCCGGGAGAACGTTGCCTTCGGACTCGTCGAACGGGGGATGCCTGAGGGGCCACGGTCCGAGCGCGTCCGGACGATGCTCGAACTGGTCGGACTGGAGGAGCGAGCCGACGCCTATCCTGCAGAACTGTCCGGAGGCATGAAACAACGAGCGGGACTCGCCCGGGCGCTGGCTGTCGATCCGGCGATGCTCCTGATGGACGAACCGTTCGGGAGCGTCGACGCACAGACGCGGCGTTGCCTCCAGCGTGAGTTGCTGGAGATTTGGCGTGAGATGGACAAGACCGTACTGTTCGTCACACACGACATCGACGAAGCGGTGACGCTGGCCGACCGGGTCGTCGTGATGGACGCCGACCCCGGAACCGTACAGTCGACCATCTCTATCGACCTAGAGCGACCGCGCGAGCGAACAGCCCACGAGTTCGTCGACCACGTCGCCCGCATCAGAGACGAACTCGGGAGCCCGGTCGATGAGAGATACTGA